A segment of the Zingiber officinale cultivar Zhangliang chromosome 8B, Zo_v1.1, whole genome shotgun sequence genome:
cgatgaaatgcaactgtggcctgcggtgcttccgctcggcctcctgatgctgatgttgcatgctgctccgcccgctcggtttgcgacttttgtctctgttatacaagcttggcggctcttgtctcgatcaaagcgtcgagctcctctgtggagagcatcatcGAATGCTGTCGTCCatcttcgtccattgcttccgatcggatgcaggagcgttcccacagacggcgccaaattgatcctgtccgaatcgctgaatcaacggacgctgggcacgtgacgctctccgccggctgacgtggatcttcgaccggtcgcacgaacctccggtgaacctgtaaggaagtcgggccgggaaggggttcccggcgacgaccctccgacgctcaagtcaggtaaagctcgacaacaaagaagtggctccaagaatcgtagaatgcatacctccggtgaagtgcaaggccccttatatagagctgggaaggagctcatgcacacatgtcgaggcgaatacgtgtccccagcccatacctcggtaagggcttgtcagaaggcttacctgacaccatactgccacagtccaagcatgtcttcgatgggacagcagaaccccttgtcgccagatttggagtatggcctagtcacagagcatgacagctgtcagaagatgttccttgtccttctctccttaCTCTATGCCGGGGCGTCCAGACGGCCGGCACtcacctcacgtccggccggccggcactcacatcacgtccggccaTCCATATGCACTGGTATGCTTAGGAGATCCTCGTAATGTGCTCTGtggggactgttcgcagtatgctaccttatgtcttcgaccgagtgtgccatccgctcggccatatgatcctgttcagcgagcgtcggaaccccgactcccgccggggtgccttttgccatcagttagacaacggtcggccggccgggcggtCGGCCAACCCTTCCCCGGTCGCCCTATTGATCCAACCTTTTCTCGGGTTTCCGGTCAGTTCATCCTTCTCCTATCGACCACCTGACCCTTTGACttacacgtggcgttgactccctagaacgagggtcccctgttcttaccgccgaatcaaaaaaaaaaaatatatatatatatatatatatatatataacccacTAATTATTTATTACCCACTAATTATTTATTGCCTGTGTTTAATATATTTTTACTgaatataattaaatttgaagtatatgtttatttttttttttaaatcatgtttTTTTGGGATAGAAATTAattctaatatatattttttaatgataGTAGTTAAATGGAATGGACAAAATTATTAATATAGAAGGTTGGATATTTATTTCCCATGGATATAAGGATAAAGATGAAAATTATAAATCCAATAAAAATGAAtttaataaatgaaaatgaaCATGAAGGATACTAAATCCAATTAAAATTCCACCATTATCATCCCTAATTATTAGGACATTTTTATAAATGGAACTTTATTTACCCATATACGGTGCTTTTGCAATTTTTTCTTGTTATTAAAAGCTTATTTCCAATCCATTATTATTGATTATCCCAACGAATAGGATGGTTAGCTACATAACAGCATCAAAACCACATTTGCCACTAATTAAGAccactttattataaattctacgGACGGACTGTGAGCACGCTGCGTAATTATCTTTTACTATAAATAgataaatttcaaaatactttttaatGATTAAATAGCATTTTTTTGAaatgagttaaaaaaaatttattagtgCCATTGTGCCAACCGTTACCTTAGGGCTGCTTTAAAAACAGATAAAACTTGAGGGGTACATTGAAATTTTCCGTTAAGTGATTCTATGGTAATTTACCAATTCAGAGGGGGAATTGGGGCGATGAGTGCCCGCCACACCGGTTTCATAGTCTGCCGCCGCCGCCCCGCCGCACCTTCTTCTTGCCACCTCGAACGGCATCGCCGTTGCCGCTTCTCCAGCCTGACCGAGCTCAAGAAAACCCATGCGAAGCTCCTTAGATGCGGGGAGCTCGACGACAGTCTCATCGCCGGCAAGCTGGTTGCCGACATCGCCATATCCGACCCCTCCAACCTCCCCTATGCACGCGCCCTCTTCGCCCGCATCCCGCCGCCCCTCAACGCCTTTATATGGAACTCCATGATCCGCGGCTACGCCCACAGCAGCAGTCCCGAGGAGTCTCTCTCCCTCTTCCGCTCCATGGTCGCCCGAGGCTACGCCCCCAACAACTATACCTTCCCCTTCCTCCTCCGTGCCGCCGCTCGCCTCCCCGACAACAGCTCTAGCGTGGGGCTATCCCTCCACGCCTCACTCGTCCGCCGTGGTCTCGACTGCCTCGATCCCTTCATCGTCACCTCCCTCGTCAGTCTATACGCTTCCATTGGGTCGGTCGACGACGCTCATAAGGTGTTCGACGGAAGTCCCCACAAGGACGTCACCGCATGGAACGCGCTCTTGAAGGGCTACATCGCGTGCGACCGGCACGCCGACGCTCTGCGCTTGTTCCGGCAAATGCATGGCCGAGTCGACGCCGACGAGATCACCATGCTTAGCGTGGTGGCCGCGTGCGCGCACATCGGGGCGCGCGGGATCGGCCGGTGGATCCACGCCCACATCGGCAGGAACCGGATGCGGATGACGCTAAATCTCGCGACCGCGCTCGTCAACATGTACGCGAGATGCGGCGAGATCGAAAGCGCCCGGTGGGTGTTCGACAGAATACCGGAGAAGGACGTAAGGGCGTGGAGCGCAATGATAAGCGGCCTCGCGCTTCACGGGCTGGCGAAGGAGGCGCTGGAGCACTTCGCCGAGATGCAAATCGCCGGAGTCGATCCCGACTCGGTGACGCTCACCGGCATGCTGAGCGCGTGCAGCCACGCCGGATTAGTGGACGAGGGCCTCCGGGTTCTGAAACGGATGAAGGTCGACTATGGCGTGGAGCCGACGATCGAGCACTACGGGTGCGCGGTGGATCTGCTGGCGAGAGCAGGGCGTCTGGATGCGGCGCTGGATCTGATCGAGACGAGTCCTGTGAGAGCCGACGTGGTCACCTGGGGCGCGCTCCTGGTGGCCTGCAGAGTCCACAAAAACCTAGATCTGGGCAAGCGGGTGGCGCGGGAGATGCTGGATCTCGACCCCCACCACGCCGGCGCTCGCGTCTTCCTATCCAACGTCTACGCTGCCTCTGGCGATTGGAACCGGGTCCAGGAAGTGAGGAGCCTTATGAAGGAGCGAAAGGTATACAAGCCGCCCGGATGGAGCTCGATCGAGATGGCTGGAACAGTGCATGAGTTCCTCTCCGGCGATCGTTCGCACCCGCAGTCCGATCGGATCTACATGATGATCGACGAGATCGGGAAGGCAGCGAGCCAGAAGGGGCACAGGGCGGCGACCAGCAGCGTGGCGCTGGACGTGGACGAAGAGGACAAGGAGGTGTGCGTGCGGGAGCACAGCGAGAAGTTGGCAGTGGCGTTCGGGCTGATTAACGCGAGGCCGGGGGACGCCATTATGATCGTGAAGAACCTTCGGATCTGCGAGGACTGCCATGGCGTGATGAAGCTCGTCTCGGATGTCTACGGTAGAGTCGTGGTAGTCAGGGACCGGAACCGGTTCCACCATTTCCAGAACGGGGCTTGCTCTTGCAATGATTTCTGGTGACGCTGGACTATTTATTGATCATTATATCATTTtaagataatattaaaaaaatataaattgttgagataatatttttttctactttatttatagtttaattttagttaacaaaataatttgtaatttcttttgttagatgaaatattatgaagctttttctctaaaattggtggttaaaaatttctcaaaaattaaattcaaataagcttcatttaattttatatatttttcagttTACAAATACAAAAAATTTACTATACTAATAAAATTTGGATTTAAACGGTATAAAATTATGAATAACATCTTAGAGAacattattttcttttgaaaacccTTTTTTTCACATTTATAATACAGATCCATCATATTATAaaagaattatgatatgtatTAGTACAAAAAAATATATGAGATAACTCAGAAATTTGAATTCTTTAAGATAATATTTTCTCTAGTTTGTTTGTAATTGAACTTtggttaacaaaataaaattatattaatatctttttttcttttcacacGGAAAAAAATGGATTAATTAGAGATCTAGAATTTGAGACTTAGCTGCAATgtattattgataattttttttattaattgatGTGGCGATAAAGGGAGCCCATCAAGCGTGGGTCAAATGTAGAGACAGCAGTCGACGTGGAAGTCAGAGTCCACGTGGTCAAAGGTCCCACTAAAGTTGGTCGAGCGAAAATTGACTCCAACCGTCAATCGGGCCAGAAGTATCAGATCAGCCAGATGGCTTGTCTGAGAAGAACGCCCGCCCGACCATGAGCATTACAACAAAAACATCATATGTTCATTACGGATCAGAGGAACGTTAAGGTGACCGGAGCGCTTGTCCGGTCGGGCGAAAGCAATCTATTGAACCAAGTCACTGCGAGAAAAAGCAGCAGATGTCGATCGAGCAGAGGAGTCTCGGCCaagcggctacctcgctcggTCGAACAGTGGGACCATTCCCATATTTCTTAATATCCCTTTGGGAGGTAATGTCATTGACAACAGAGCATGGTCAACAGGCGGATCGTATGACGAAAGCTTCTATTGTCTCATCAGGGATTTGCATATCttattaaggtatggtgtcaaagACACTTTTCTGACATATTCTTTCATAGGATAGTTAGGGAAGTGTGCCTGCgctttgagaagcatgcacgTTGTCCACtaggcactatataaagggggggtccaTGCACCAACAGAGGTATATGTTATTCACTATTTACGCTTGTGCTTTTACTGTTGCTCCGCTTTCTTCTACTGTtctagtgactgacttgagcgtcggagggtcaacgtcgggaccccttccctggcttgcCATCGACGTTTCTTGTGTTACAGAGCGGAGCGGAGTCTACACGCAGTCAACCGAGAAGCCACATCTCCAGCTAGCATTCTTCATGATTTTCAAACAGGTTCATATTGACACCGTCTGTGGGAATATAGTCTGTATCTGAAATGTggagatggaggacgctggacaaCTCACGACGGTGAAACTAATGCAGGAGGAGTTGGATATGTTGATACAAGCCCGAGTAGCCAAGATGGTCGAGCAACAACAGCAGCAGGTGATGGCCGAGCGCCAGGTACATGAACTCGTGGCATCAGCAGCGGGGCAGCGGGCAGGAAATAGAGACCGAGTTCAGGCAACTGCAGATCGAATCAACTGCAGTTCAGGCAACTGCAGATCGAATCAACTGCAGTTCAGGCAACTGCAGATCGAATCAATccacaacttcaaggacttccaagCGGCATTTCTGCATCATTTTGCTAGCAATCGTTGTCACTAGAAGATGAGTGTTAATTTATTCGCGGTAAAGCAAGGGTCTAAGGAGGTACTGAGGGTCTACATCAAGTGGTTCAACCAGGTGACCATGGATATTCCATCGGTCTCTTCGAAGATATTGGTAAATGCCTTCTCCCAGAAGCTTACCAAAGGGGAATTCTTCCACTCACTCATCAGGAGGTCGTCAAAAGACTTTGACCACTTGCTCAAACGTGCCACAGAATATATAAATATGGAGGAAACACAAGCGGCGTGAAAGAAGGAAGCGCTTGCCGAGAATACTGCTCCCCCTGAACGGCAGTCGACCACCAATCATCAACCACCAAAAGGCCCCCAATCAGGGGTAGCACCGCCGTACCAGGAGCCTAGAATATATGTCGTGCAGCACGTAGCAATAAGTCGACCCAAAGCTGCAAAAGGCAGGACGTGGACATTgttgttttgctcgttccatcaATCGACGACATACAACACCCGAGACTGCTATAACTTGAGGCCAATTTCAAGCAGTCTGCCTCCTCTAAGATATAGCCGTCGGTCACCATCTCCTGATCGACATCATCACCGTCAAACGGACGGGCAACAGGAAGAAGAAAGAACGACGACCAAGCGACATTAGCGTCAGCCTCAACGGAGAGGTAACACAAGTCCCATCCGAACTTTCGTTGTGCGGACTAACCCTCGGCTCGAGAGGAGGAAAACCGAAGCAATGCCGCTCGAGGTGAAATTAGAATGATCGTTGGTAGGCCAACCGGCGGTGATTCTAATCGAGCAAGGAAGTCGCATGTCAGGTGATTGGAGATACATGCTATAGGATGCAGCAAAAAGAAACTGAGGGACCAGAGATAAGTTTTGACTCTCAAGACCTAAAGGGAGTGGAGATGCCTCACGATGACGCCTTGATCATCCGAGAGGTAATAGCTAATTTACTATTCATCGAACTTTTATTGATACTAGTAGCTCGGTGAATATAAtctttaagaaggcgttcgattaGTTGCAAATCGACTAGAGCGAGTTGCAGCCCATGATGACCCCGCTATATGGGTTCACAGTCAATGAAATATTGCCGATCGGACAGGCTCAACTGGTCATATCACTCGGAGAAGAGCCTCTCAAGAGAATTAGAATCacaaatttcattgtggtggatgtgTCATCCacctacaatgtcatattgggccgACCGACTCTAAATGAGTTTCAAGCTGTGGTGTCTACCTTCTGCCAAAAAATAAAGTTTCCGGTGGACAATGAGGTGGGCAAAGTCAAAGACAACCAGTTGGCCGcttggcgatgctacgtcgagatagtCGAATCGGAAGCAAGGGTCGCGCAAAAGATTCAATGTTTGGAGGTGAACACCATCATGAAAGAACCTCCCGTGCTGgtctatgaggaaaaggaggaagttcataTCCATCCTAGCCGGTCAGAAGCCACTGCATTTATCACCGTCGACCTGATAGATAGCTGGTCGCCTGCCTTAGGTGAAACCATTATGTGTTCGCCTAGTCAACACACGAGCTCTCGGGCATCTCGCCAAGTGTggctcagcatgagcttcacgtccgaccgtaTGCTTGGCCAGTGAaatagaggaagagggacttcagctcgGAGCAACATTAGATCATTCGAATAGAGATAGAAAAGTTACTTGAAGCTGGTCACATTCGTGAGGTACAATTTCTGAGCTGGTTGGCCAATGTCATGCTGGTCTGGAAGCCAGGCAATAAGTGGCGATTCTACATCGACTTCCGCAA
Coding sequences within it:
- the LOC122017964 gene encoding pentatricopeptide repeat-containing protein At5g66520-like — its product is MVIYQFRGGIGAMSARHTGFIVCRRRPAAPSSCHLERHRRCRFSSLTELKKTHAKLLRCGELDDSLIAGKLVADIAISDPSNLPYARALFARIPPPLNAFIWNSMIRGYAHSSSPEESLSLFRSMVARGYAPNNYTFPFLLRAAARLPDNSSSVGLSLHASLVRRGLDCLDPFIVTSLVSLYASIGSVDDAHKVFDGSPHKDVTAWNALLKGYIACDRHADALRLFRQMHGRVDADEITMLSVVAACAHIGARGIGRWIHAHIGRNRMRMTLNLATALVNMYARCGEIESARWVFDRIPEKDVRAWSAMISGLALHGLAKEALEHFAEMQIAGVDPDSVTLTGMLSACSHAGLVDEGLRVLKRMKVDYGVEPTIEHYGCAVDLLARAGRLDAALDLIETSPVRADVVTWGALLVACRVHKNLDLGKRVAREMLDLDPHHAGARVFLSNVYAASGDWNRVQEVRSLMKERKVYKPPGWSSIEMAGTVHEFLSGDRSHPQSDRIYMMIDEIGKAASQKGHRAATSSVALDVDEEDKEVCVREHSEKLAVAFGLINARPGDAIMIVKNLRICEDCHGVMKLVSDVYGRVVVVRDRNRFHHFQNGACSCNDFW